In the genome of Streptomyces globosus, one region contains:
- a CDS encoding MerR family transcriptional regulator, translating into MDDRHMQIGEVAARTELSLRTIRHYEEAGLAGPSARSQGGFRLYTETDVSRLMVIRRMKPLGFTLDQMRDLLDVTDRLDADGDLDPAERETLLERLREYEQAATEQVGKLRVRLARAEDFADTLRTRLERTATAVRP; encoded by the coding sequence GTGGACGACAGGCACATGCAGATCGGCGAAGTCGCCGCCCGGACCGAACTGTCCCTGCGCACCATCCGGCACTACGAGGAGGCCGGCCTGGCCGGCCCCTCGGCCCGCTCGCAGGGCGGCTTCCGCCTCTACACCGAGACCGACGTGAGCCGCCTGATGGTCATCCGCCGCATGAAACCGCTCGGCTTCACCCTCGACCAGATGCGCGACCTGCTCGACGTCACCGACCGCCTCGACGCGGACGGCGACCTCGACCCCGCCGAGCGGGAGACCCTGCTGGAGCGCCTGCGGGAGTACGAGCAGGCCGCCACCGAGCAGGTCGGCAAGCTCCGCGTCCGGCTGGCCCGCGCCGAGGACTTCGCCGATACCCTCCGCACCCGCCTGGAGCGGACCGCCACGGCCGTCCGGCCCTGA
- a CDS encoding ABC transporter substrate-binding protein gives MSVLLATAVLTALTAACGAAPDEPAAAAKAGADAKTATSAAAFGGVEGLVAAAEKEGELNVIALPPDWANYGEIIKAFEAKYPKIKIKSENPDASSSDEIAAVKSRKGQDRAPDVLDLGIAFARSGADEGLFAPYKVEAWDKIPAGQKDPEGRWYNDYGGYISIGCDARRIPVCPQTFADLLKPEYKGKVALNGNPTKSGSAFGGVYAAALANKGSFGDIQPGIDFFGQLKKSGNFIPVESTPATVEKGETPISIDWDYLNAGYADQFKDKGVDWKVAVPADGVYAQYYSQAINKDAPHPAAARLWMEFLYSTEGQNLWLKGYARPVLLPAMTADGTADNGLVAKLPKVEGTPAFPASAELDKAKATLAEKWDKALS, from the coding sequence ATGTCCGTCCTGCTCGCCACCGCCGTGCTCACCGCCCTCACCGCCGCCTGCGGCGCCGCTCCCGACGAGCCGGCCGCTGCCGCCAAGGCGGGGGCGGACGCGAAGACCGCCACCTCCGCAGCCGCCTTCGGAGGTGTGGAGGGCCTCGTCGCGGCCGCCGAGAAGGAGGGCGAGCTGAACGTGATCGCTCTGCCGCCGGACTGGGCGAACTACGGCGAGATCATCAAGGCGTTCGAGGCCAAGTACCCCAAGATCAAGATCAAGAGCGAGAACCCGGACGCCTCCAGCTCCGACGAGATCGCCGCCGTCAAGTCCCGCAAGGGCCAGGACCGCGCCCCCGACGTCCTCGACCTGGGCATCGCCTTCGCCCGCAGCGGAGCGGACGAGGGCCTGTTCGCCCCGTACAAGGTCGAGGCGTGGGACAAGATCCCGGCCGGCCAGAAGGACCCGGAAGGCCGCTGGTACAACGACTACGGCGGCTACATCTCCATCGGCTGCGACGCACGGCGCATCCCGGTCTGCCCGCAGACCTTCGCGGACCTGCTCAAGCCCGAGTACAAGGGCAAGGTCGCCCTCAACGGCAACCCCACGAAGTCCGGTTCGGCCTTCGGCGGCGTCTACGCGGCCGCCCTCGCCAACAAGGGCTCCTTCGGGGACATCCAGCCGGGCATCGACTTCTTCGGACAGCTGAAGAAGAGCGGCAACTTCATCCCCGTCGAGTCCACCCCGGCCACCGTCGAGAAGGGCGAGACGCCCATCTCCATCGACTGGGACTACCTGAACGCCGGCTACGCCGACCAGTTCAAGGACAAGGGCGTCGACTGGAAGGTCGCCGTCCCCGCCGACGGCGTCTACGCCCAGTACTACTCGCAGGCCATCAACAAGGACGCCCCGCACCCGGCCGCCGCCCGCCTGTGGATGGAGTTCCTCTACAGCACCGAGGGCCAGAACCTGTGGCTGAAGGGCTATGCCCGCCCGGTCCTGCTGCCCGCCATGACCGCCGACGGCACCGCCGACAACGGCCTCGTGGCCAAGCTCCCCAAGGTCGAGGGCACCCCGGCCTTCCCGGCCTCCGCGGAGCTCGACAAGGCCAAGGCCACCCTCGCCGAGAAGTGGGACAAGGCCCTCAGCTGA
- a CDS encoding GntR family transcriptional regulator has translation MGTARYLEIADAMRQAILEGAFPVGARLPSESELVAQWSASRGTVRQAVALLTSEGLVGSRQGARRVVLRQERRQSFAELNSFAQWAQGLGLEVTSRILLRSRRPATAEEARRLALPEDTEILHVLRLRSLDGEPAMVERTAYADWAAPAVEALPEDCVSIMDAIAREAGIVARYGEHLIDAVPAGAQDADLLGVRRSSPLLRQRHVSCDQSGRPIEWSDDRYRPGSVTFSVSNSTTATPLERHRGSRPA, from the coding sequence GTGGGGACGGCACGCTATCTGGAGATCGCCGACGCCATGCGGCAGGCGATACTCGAAGGCGCCTTCCCCGTCGGGGCCCGGCTTCCCTCGGAGAGCGAGCTGGTGGCCCAGTGGTCGGCCTCGCGCGGTACGGTCCGCCAGGCCGTGGCCCTGCTCACGTCGGAGGGACTGGTCGGCTCGCGACAGGGCGCCCGGCGCGTCGTGCTCCGCCAGGAACGCCGCCAGAGCTTCGCCGAGCTGAACAGCTTCGCCCAGTGGGCCCAGGGCTTGGGCCTGGAGGTCACCAGCCGGATCCTCTTACGGTCGAGGAGGCCGGCCACGGCCGAGGAGGCCCGCCGCCTCGCGCTCCCCGAGGACACCGAGATCCTGCACGTCCTGCGCCTGCGCTCCCTCGACGGGGAACCCGCGATGGTGGAGCGCACCGCCTACGCCGACTGGGCCGCGCCGGCCGTCGAGGCGCTGCCCGAGGACTGCGTGTCGATCATGGACGCCATTGCCCGGGAGGCGGGCATCGTCGCCCGGTACGGGGAACACCTCATCGACGCGGTACCGGCGGGCGCGCAGGACGCCGACCTGCTGGGCGTCCGCCGCAGCAGCCCCCTGCTGCGGCAGCGCCACGTCAGCTGCGACCAGTCAGGCCGCCCGATCGAATGGTCCGACGACCGCTACCGGCCCGGCAGCGTCACCTTCAGCGTGAGCAACTCGACCACCGCGACCCCTCTGGAGCGGCACCGGGGAAGCCGGCCTGCCTGA